A portion of the Tenacibaculum todarodis genome contains these proteins:
- a CDS encoding anthranilate synthase component I family protein, which translates to MKKIKFNTITKKRISDTITPVGLYLRFRDKFANTLLLESSDYHSKEESFSFIAIEPVFSMKADKNVFSTNYKGREVDNHKIDGNFYELFDGFCNNVDLNCDENLKSFNGLYGYTTFDSVQYFETIKFDNPDAPSAIPQMQYSFYRFIIAINHFNDELTLIENIEEGTESRISEIETIIEAQTFNTQKFEIVGNETSNCTNEDFKEYVRKAKQHCKRGDVFQLVLSRQFQQKFKGDEFNVYRALRSINPSPYLFYFDYGSFKLMGSSPEAQIKISEGKATINPIAGTFRRTGDMAEDIKLGKKLSEDKKETAEHVMLVDLARNDLSKHADNVTVEVFKEVQYFSHVIHLVSTVRGKIKGDPIEIVGDTFPAGTLSGAPKYKAMELINKYENQTRGFYGGAVGIIGLNGSVNLAIAIRSFVSKNNVLYSQAGAGIVIHSDEKKELQEVNNKLAALNKALILAENI; encoded by the coding sequence ATGAAGAAAATAAAATTTAATACGATAACAAAAAAACGAATTTCAGACACAATTACTCCTGTAGGATTGTATTTGCGCTTTAGAGATAAGTTTGCCAACACCTTGTTATTAGAGAGTTCTGACTATCATAGTAAAGAAGAAAGTTTTTCTTTTATAGCTATTGAACCTGTTTTTTCGATGAAAGCAGATAAGAACGTTTTTTCTACGAACTATAAAGGTAGAGAAGTAGATAATCATAAAATTGATGGTAATTTCTATGAGTTATTTGATGGATTTTGTAATAATGTAGATTTAAATTGTGATGAAAATTTAAAATCTTTCAACGGATTATACGGTTACACAACTTTTGATTCTGTGCAGTATTTTGAAACCATAAAGTTCGACAATCCAGATGCGCCTTCTGCAATTCCGCAGATGCAATACAGTTTTTATCGATTTATCATTGCAATCAATCATTTTAATGATGAATTAACATTGATTGAAAACATAGAAGAAGGCACAGAATCAAGAATTTCTGAAATTGAAACAATCATTGAAGCGCAAACTTTCAATACACAAAAATTTGAAATTGTTGGTAATGAAACTTCAAATTGTACCAACGAAGATTTTAAAGAATATGTAAGAAAAGCAAAACAACATTGTAAAAGAGGAGACGTTTTTCAACTGGTATTATCACGCCAATTTCAGCAAAAATTTAAAGGAGACGAGTTCAATGTGTATAGAGCGTTGCGTTCTATAAATCCGTCGCCATATTTATTTTATTTCGACTACGGAAGTTTCAAATTAATGGGTTCTTCACCAGAAGCACAAATTAAAATTTCCGAAGGAAAAGCAACTATAAATCCAATTGCTGGAACGTTTAGAAGAACTGGAGATATGGCTGAAGATATTAAGTTAGGTAAAAAACTTTCTGAAGACAAAAAAGAAACAGCAGAACACGTAATGTTGGTAGATTTAGCGCGTAACGATTTAAGCAAACATGCAGATAATGTTACCGTTGAGGTTTTTAAAGAAGTTCAGTATTTTAGCCATGTAATTCACTTGGTTTCAACAGTTCGTGGTAAAATAAAAGGAGATCCGATTGAAATTGTTGGCGATACTTTTCCGGCAGGAACATTAAGTGGTGCGCCAAAATACAAAGCGATGGAATTGATTAACAAATATGAAAATCAAACCCGTGGATTTTATGGTGGCGCTGTCGGAATTATCGGTTTAAATGGCTCGGTAAATTTGGCGATTGCAATCCGTTCTTTTGTCAGTAAAAACAACGTGTTGTATTCGCAAGCTGGAGCCGGAATTGTAATTCATTCCGACGAAAAAAAGGAGTTACAAGAAGTAAATAATAAGTTAGCTGCGTTAAATAAAGCGTTGATTTTAGCAGAGAATATTTAG
- a CDS encoding ADP-ribosylglycohydrolase family protein — MKKKKLSNGIMGLILADALGVPVEFQTREQLKENPVVDMREYGTYLQPKGTWSDDSSLTLCTLKSLQKGFSLKDIAKNFIAWKFEAAFTPHGEVFDIGFTTSKAIAKLVTIIEAKNYKELELLKLETDEKTNGNGSLMRILPLYYEVKKKGVEQEFEKIWNVSALTHGHIRSAISCLVYLVLIDELIKGKEKQTAYKNTQNRVKVFFKENEISVYEQEKFDSLIKSDISKLDENQVKSTGYVIDSLEASIWCFLTTNSYKEAVLKAVNLGEDTDTIGAITGGLAGVFYGKDSLPKDWWQDVVNYKYVEKLSIKLERGFISWWKI, encoded by the coding sequence ATGAAAAAAAAGAAGCTTTCAAACGGAATTATGGGATTGATTTTAGCAGATGCCTTAGGTGTTCCTGTTGAATTTCAAACAAGAGAACAATTAAAAGAAAATCCAGTTGTGGATATGCGTGAATACGGAACTTATCTACAGCCAAAAGGAACTTGGTCAGACGATAGTTCGCTCACCCTTTGTACATTAAAAAGTTTGCAAAAGGGATTCAGTTTAAAAGATATTGCCAAAAATTTTATTGCTTGGAAGTTTGAGGCTGCATTTACACCACACGGAGAAGTTTTTGATATTGGTTTTACCACAAGTAAAGCTATAGCTAAATTAGTGACCATTATTGAAGCTAAAAATTACAAAGAATTAGAATTGTTAAAGTTAGAAACTGATGAAAAAACAAACGGTAATGGCTCTTTAATGCGAATTTTACCTTTGTATTATGAAGTAAAAAAGAAAGGAGTAGAGCAAGAGTTTGAAAAAATATGGAATGTTTCTGCATTAACGCATGGACATATACGTTCTGCAATTTCGTGTTTAGTCTATCTTGTTTTAATAGACGAACTGATAAAGGGAAAAGAAAAACAAACAGCTTATAAAAACACGCAAAACCGTGTGAAAGTCTTCTTTAAAGAAAATGAAATATCAGTTTATGAGCAAGAAAAATTTGATAGCTTAATTAAAAGCGATATTTCTAAATTAGATGAAAATCAAGTAAAATCTACAGGTTATGTAATTGATAGTTTAGAAGCAAGTATTTGGTGCTTTTTAACTACAAACTCTTATAAGGAAGCTGTTTTAAAAGCTGTTAATTTAGGTGAAGACACCGATACTATTGGAGCAATAACAGGAGGTTTAGCAGGTGTTTTTTATGGGAAAGATAGTTTGCCAAAAGATTGGTGGCAAGATGTTGTAAATTATAAATATGTTGAAAAGTTATCTATTAAATTAGAGAGAGGTTTTATATCTTGGTGGAAAATTTAA